In Dehalococcoidia bacterium, the genomic stretch ATCCACGATGGCAGCGCAGGGCGCATGATCGCCGTCGCGAAGCATTTCCCCGGCCACGGCGGCAGCGACCGCTCGACGGATAACGAAGTGCCAACGGTCATCAAGTCGCTGCCTCAGTTGCGCGCGTCGGAGCTTGCGCCGTTCGCGGAGTTGGTGCGCATCGACGACGACGATCCGGAGGGCGCCGTCGACGCGATGATGGTGTCGCACATCCGTTATCGCAATTTCCTCGAGGGCGGCGGCGGATCGTTCACGCCGCCGATCTCGCTGGACCGCGCCGCCTTCAACGGATTCATGGGGCTGCCGGAGTTCGCGTCGTGGCGTGAGGACCACCTGGTGATGGCCGATTCGCTCGGCGTGCCCGCCGTCAAGCAATGGTACGCGCGCGAGGAAGGGCAGCCCGCGTTTCCGAGCCGCACGGTCGTCCGCGACGCGCTGCTGGCGGGCAACGACCTGCTGCCGCTCATCGAGTTCTATGTTGACTCCGCGAACCGCGGCTGGTCGGAATACCAACTGCCGGTGATCCAGGACTCGATCATCTTCATGCGGGAACAGTACGCATCGGACCCGGAGTTTCGCCGTCGCGCCGATGATGCGCTCCGCCACGTGATCGCGGCGAAGATGCGGCTGTACCCCAGCCTGACGCTCGAAAGCGTGCTCGTCGATCCGGTGAACGCAACGGCCGTCGCCGGCGGCGGCGAAGAAGCGATGCAGGCACTGGCGGTTGACGCGTTGACGCTGATGCATCCATCGTCGGTCGAGGAACTGCAGGCGCGGCTGCCACGCGGCCCCGTCGCGCCGGACAAGGTGCTCATCGTCGAGTGCTGGAGCGACTGCTACCCGTACCGCGTGATGACGCAGTTGGCGCTCCAGGAGCAACTCCTGGCGATGTACGGCGCCGCGGGCAACGGACGCTTGCGCGACGAAGACGTCGGCACGATCAGTTTCGGCGACCTGGACGCATGGCTTGCCGCCCCCGACGATCCCGCCAACGCTTCGACGAGCACCGCGGTCGGTGACGCCCAATGGATCATTTTCGCGATCTCCGAGTACGTTCCGGATGCACGCCCGGCATCGGCCGCCGTGCGCCGCTTCCTGGACGACACACCGGTCGACCTGCGGAACAAGTACCTGATCGGGCTGGCGTTCAACGCGCCGTACTACCTCGACTCGACGGAGATCAGCAAGCTGTCCGCCTACTTTGCGGTGTACAGCAAAACGGCTCCGTCAATCGAGGCGGCGTTCAAAGCGCTGTTCGGCGATGCGATCCCCGGCGGCCAGCCGCCGGTCAACGTGAGCGGCATCTTCTACGATGTCGGCGACGCGACACAGCCCGACGCCGCGCAGCAGATCAACATTGCCGTCTTCGGCTACGACGCATCCGCAGTGCCGGACGAAGGCGCGCTCGGTCTGGTCGCCGGGCCGATCGTCGATCGCAACGGCAATCCCGTCATCGATGGCACGACGGTGTCGTTCACGCTCGCGAAGGACGATGCCGTGCCGCTGTCAGCGAGCGGACGCACGGTCGATGGTTTCGCGGGCGCGCAACTGGCGCTCGATGGTGGCGGCAGTTATGTCGCATCGGCGAGTGTTGCGGGCATCGTCACGTCGCCGCTCGCCATCACCGTCGTCGGTGATGGCGGCTCCGGCCCGGATCTCGATCCTTCGCCTATCGATGATGCGGGCGGCGACGGCATCAGCCCACTCGTCCTCGCGCTCGCCATCGGCGTGCCCTCGGGCGCAGCGATCGTCGCCGCGGGCGGCGCTGCCGGCGTGGTGCTCATGCGACGCCGCCGTCGCGAGGGCGCACCTGATGTCCCGTCGCCGGCCCTTGCGGCCGAACCCGTAGCAGAGGCGCCGCGCGCCGTGCTGCGCGTCGAAGGCGATACGCGTCGCGTCTACGTGAAGGGCGCCGAAGCGAAACCGCCGCTGTCCAACGAACAATTCCGGTTGTTGCACTACCTCTACGAACGCTCGGGCAAGGTGATCTCGCG encodes the following:
- a CDS encoding glycoside hydrolase family 3 N-terminal domain-containing protein; the encoded protein is MLLLAALFAPLSAGRPSAARAGEPDPAFLDRVIASLTIDERVGQLVMVNFVGDDVSSESEVASLVEDFKVGSVLVTASNGNVVNRDDTAAQLADLTNGLQQRAHEANARLDAGTEYFVPLFIATDNEGDLFPFTNVTHDFTSIPNNMTIGATWKKEHAQTTGEIVGRELSAAGINMLLGPVVDVLDNPRAGGRGDIGIRSFGGNATWVGMLGRAYVRGIHDGSAGRMIAVAKHFPGHGGSDRSTDNEVPTVIKSLPQLRASELAPFAELVRIDDDDPEGAVDAMMVSHIRYRNFLEGGGGSFTPPISLDRAAFNGFMGLPEFASWREDHLVMADSLGVPAVKQWYAREEGQPAFPSRTVVRDALLAGNDLLPLIEFYVDSANRGWSEYQLPVIQDSIIFMREQYASDPEFRRRADDALRHVIAAKMRLYPSLTLESVLVDPVNATAVAGGGEEAMQALAVDALTLMHPSSVEELQARLPRGPVAPDKVLIVECWSDCYPYRVMTQLALQEQLLAMYGAAGNGRLRDEDVGTISFGDLDAWLAAPDDPANASTSTAVGDAQWIIFAISEYVPDARPASAAVRRFLDDTPVDLRNKYLIGLAFNAPYYLDSTEISKLSAYFAVYSKTAPSIEAAFKALFGDAIPGGQPPVNVSGIFYDVGDATQPDAAQQINIAVFGYDASAVPDEGALGLVAGPIVDRNGNPVIDGTTVSFTLAKDDAVPLSASGRTVDGFAGAQLALDGGGSYVASASVAGIVTSPLAITVVGDGGSGPDLDPSPIDDAGGDGISPLVLALAIGVPSGAAIVAAGGAAGVVLMRRRRREGAPDVPSPALAAEPVAEAPRAVLRVEGDTRRVYVKGAEAKPPLSNEQFRLLHYLYERSGKVISREELIAHVWPDDHAEGVSEEALDALVRRVRERIAQAGGERTYIVTLRGQGFRLEI